The genomic DNA AGTAGAAGGGGAACGTAAAGCCATTTATCATACCAATGTCATGATGTGTTTAGGTGAGACTTTTGCAGTTATTTGTTTAAGTAGTATTGATGATAAAGGGGAACGTAAAAATGTGGTCACTCATTTAAAGGAAACTAATAAAGAAGTTATAGATATCACAGAAGCTCAGGTAAATAATTTTGCAGGTAATATGTTACAGGTAAAAGGAAGTAATGATGAACGCTATTTAATTATGAGCCAAGCGGCTTATGACTCTTTAACAAAATCTCAAATAGAACGTTTAGAAAAACATACAAAAATATTATCTAGTTCTTTAAATACTATTGAAGCTTGTGGAGGTGGAAGTGCACGTTGCATGATGGCAGAAGTATTTTTGCCAAAAGCTTAATCCTTAATCACCATTGGGTCTAGACTTGGGTAATTGTACATAGAATGTACTGCCAACACCTTGTGTACTTTCAACCCAGATTTTACCATTATTCAATTCTATGAGCTCTTTACAAATTGAGAGCCCTAAACCAGTACCCTTTTCGTTATTAGTACCAACAGTGGTAAACGAACTATTTTTGAATAGTTTCTCTAAATTCTGTTTAGAGATACCTATACCTGTATCTGCTATACTAATAATACAACTTCCATTGCTAATATGATTAGAAATAGTAATAGTATCACCGTTTTTACAGAATTTTAAGGCATTAGCAAGCAAGTTCTGAATAACAATTTCAAACATACTTCTGTCGGCATAAGCAAAATCACGTAAAGAATGGTCGGTTAAAGTGATCCCTTTATTTTCCATACGCTGTTCAACAAGTTTAACTTTGTCTTCAAAAACTTCCTGAATGTCAAATAGACTAGGCTTAGGCTCTAATGACTGCATTTGAGATTTAGACCAGTTTAATAAATTGAACAATAAAAGAGATGCATTGTTTGCATTTTCACTTAGTTCTGGAATTAAATTATCAAACTCTTCTCTAGATAAAGAACCATCTTTAAGTAAATCTATAAAACCATTAATAGAAGACAAAGAGTCTTTTAAATCATGAGAAACAATAGAAAATAGCTTGTCTTTTACGTTGTTAACATTTTCAAGATGTTTAGTTTGCTCTTGAAAAGCGACGTTCTGTAATTCAATTTTAATATTCTTTTCTTCTAATTCTTGTGTATACTTTATATTGTTATTACGTTTTAGATAAATTAGAATTAAAAAGGTAGATACAATGGCAAGAGCCGCTAATAAAGCGTAAAGAATTATTTTAAATTTGTCAAAACCTTCTTTAGGCTGTATGGAGTCTGTTTTCACTGCAGGATCGATTTTTTCTATAACGGGTTTGACCAAATCCGGATCTAATTCTACAGGTTCATTAGCTATTTTCGAATCTATTTTTACTTCATCTTTTCTAAGCTTATTTTTTAAGTCATAATATCGACGTTGCCAAACAAATGCTCTTTCAAATCGTTCTTTAGTAGAATCTAACGATTTCATTAGCTTGTAATGCTTAAGCAATTCGGTTTTATTATCTATTTTTTTAGCGATAGCACCAGCTTCAAGTAATTGTTTTTCAGCTAAGATTTCTTTGCCTTTTTGTAAATTTAAATCACCAAGGTTATTCAGGGCAATTAATATACCTTCATTATAACGACTGCGTCTATTAAGTTTTAGCCCTTTTACTAAATAATTAGCCGCAGTATCATACTCATTAAACCTTAAATATTCACCACCTAGTTTAGGATAGATACGTCCGCGTACAGAATCAATGTTTGTTACTTTATTGGCTAATACTTTTTCGTAATATTCTATCGCCTTTCTATGTTCCTTTTTAAAAGAATATAATTCGGCTAATTGACTGTTAGATCGGCTTGTACCCTTAACATCGTTTAGTTGCTCCTGAACATCTAGGGCTTTTAAATAAAATTCTATGGCTTTATCGAAAGCATTAATATTATAATAAGCATCTGCTAAATTACTATAAGCTAATCGCAAGTCATTAACTAAGTTCCTTTTTTCTAATTCTTTAATAGCAGCAAGCGAGAATTGTAAACCTTTAGTATAATTTCCTCGCTTAATTTCAATTAAACCAATACTGTTATTCACTTTGGCAACACCAAGGATATCGTTTAATTGATTAAATAAAGCTTTAGATTTTTCATAACCACTAATGGCATTTATATAATCGTCTTTTGCAGCATAAATTAATGCCTTATAATAAGTGATTTCAGCTATACCTTTACTATAGTTTAAATTATTAGAAAGTTTTTCACTTTCAATAATATATTTTAGAGCTCTATCATAATCGTTTATATCATAAAGCGATTTAATAAGTTTTATAGAAGTCTCTACTTTTAAAGTATCTTGATTTTGATAAGCTAATTCTAAGGCAAGACTATCCACCTCGTTAGTTTGGGAATAACCAATCGATATAGATAAAAGTATAATTAAAGTAATTATTTTCCTCATACAACATTCAAATTACAACTATAAAACAAGCAATAATTAAAAGAGTCTTAATTTTGAGGGAAAGTAAGATCGCTTTATTCTTTATTAAGTTGTAACGTATTTGTTAGTGTTAAAATTTCCAAATAAATGGATTTACTAATAGCTTTACTAAACAAAAGTTGGAAAAAGCAACTTTAAAATCTAATTTCTGCGTTTTAATACCAATAAATTAGACGAAAGGAAATAAGAAATTTAACATAAAAATCGACGAATAGACAAACGGCAAAAATCATGGAATAAGAACACTTTTATCGATGAAATGCACACTATTCTTTAAAATGATTTTTTTCTTTTAACATAATCATATGTTAATGAATTATTTGTGTTTTAATTTAAAAAGGTGTTTTTACGTTTTATTTTAAGAGACAACGGTTTTTATTAAGCGTTAATTTTGCAAGTAATGCTTTAATAAAAGTTTTATCTTTGCTCACTTAAAAAATCGATATATAATGAGCCTTCAAGAGACTTTATCTAATCAAGTAAAGCAAGCTGTAAAATCCAGTTTTAATGTTGAATTGGAAACAGTAGAATTCCAAGCAACTAGAAAAGAGTTTGCTGGAGATATAACTGTTGTTATTTTTCCCATGTTACGCTTTGTTAAAGGTAATCCGGTACAAATAGGAGAGACCATTGGCAATTATTTAGTAGAACATATAGGGGATGTTAAGGGCTTTAATGTGGTGAAAGGTTTTTTGAATGTTGAAATAAGTGATTCGTATTACATCGACTTTTTTAATAAAATAAAAAATAATAAAACCTATGGCTTTGTCTCGCCAAATGCAGGAAAAAAAGCGATTATGGTTGAGTATTCCTCACCAAATACGAATAAGCCTCTGCATTTAGGGCATGTACGAAATAATCTTTTGGGCTATAGTGTTGCTGAAATTTTAAAAGCCGCAGGAACAAAAATTTACAAAACTCAAATTATAAACGATAGAGGGATACATATTTGTAAAAGTATGTTAGCTTGGAAACGTTATGGGAATGAGGAAACTCCAGGAAGTACTGGTTTAAAGGGGGATAAGTTAGTAGGGAATTATTATGTAAAGTTCGATCAGGAATATAAAAAAGAGATTGAAGGCTTAGTAGCTACTGGAATGTCTCAGGAAGACGCTAAAAAGAATGCTCCTATTTTATTGGAAGCCCAAGACATGCTTTTAAAATGGGAAGCTGGTGATGAAGAGACGGTGGCACTTTGGAAGAAAATGAACGGTTGGGTGTATGATGGTTTTGATATCACCTACAAAAACTTAGGTGTAGATTTCGATACGTTATATTATGAAAGTAATACCTATTTATTAGGAAAGGAATTTGTTGCTGAAGGCCTACGATCTGGTGTTTTTCATAAAGAAGATGACGGCTCTGTTTGGTGTGATTTAACCGAAGATGGGCTAGATAAAAAAATTGTATTACGTGCTGATGGTACTGCGGTATATATGACACAGGATATTGGTACGGCCATACAACGTATTAAAGATTATCCAGATGTTGGGGGCTTGGTATATACGGTTGGTAATGAGCAAGATTATCACTTTCAGGTATTGTTTTTAATTCTTAAGAAACTTGGTTTTGAATGGGCTAAAAATTTATACCACTTAAGTTATGGCATGGTAGATTTACCTAGCGGAAAGATGAAAAGTAGAGAAGGTACTGTAGTTGATGCCGACGATTTAATTGACGATATGGCTAATACGGCTGGAGAGATTTCAGAGGAGTTAGGTAAGCTTGAAGGGTATTCTGATGAAGAAAAACAAGCTTTATACAAAACCATTGGTTTGGGAGCCTTAAAATATTATGTTTTAAAAGTAGACCCTAAAAAGCGTATTCTGTTTGACCCTAAAGAATCTATCGATTTTCAAGGCAATACAGGTCCTTTTATTCAGTATACCTATGCTAGAATTCAATCGATCTTAAGAAAAGCTAATTTGGATGATACGGTCACCTTGAGCGCAGTCGAAAGGGCTCTCCTTCCAAAGGAAAAAGAATTACTAAAACAAATACAATTATTTCCAGAAGTCGTTCAAAATGCAGCAGCACAGCATAGTCCTGCATTAATTGCTAATTATACTTACGATTTGGTTAAAGAATTCAACTCCTTTTATCAAAATGTATCCATTTTAGGCGCAGACAATGATAACGAAAAAACATTTAGAGTTCAGCTTTCAAATACAGTAGCTAACACCATTAAAAATGGGTTTAAACTGTTAGGAATTCAAGTTCCTGAAAGAATGTAGTTAGAGCGTTTTTTATTTTATGTCACTTGAATAAGTGCTTAAGATTAATACCTTAAATTTTTATAGCTTTATGTATTTCTTTTTTGTTGCCCACTTTTAATTCAAATATATAAATACCAGTACTTAAATGTTTAAAATCTATAGAAATAGTTCCATTAACAAGTTGAGTTGTTTTATTCATGATTAGAACACCAGAAGAATTATACAAATTATAACTCACAGTAGATGTATTTTCTATACTAGAAAAATTAATAACATCTCTAAAAGGATTAGGATGAAGTAGCCATTTCTTTTCTTCTTTAATTGCATTTTCGTTGGTTAATGTTAAGCAAGAACTAGACAAGGGATCGTTTAGTATTTCAGGAAGTTTTAAGTTGACAAAACTATCATTAATGCTATGATTAAAAAAAGTGGCGTCAATAATTGAGTTATCGGCTCCCAGAAAATCTTGTAATAACGTTCCAAAGGTTTGACGATAATCGTATTGTACCGTTTGTATTTGGAAGTTGTTTGAACTTGTAGCTTCAGCTAAATTTGGATTTGTTCCAGACACACCACCAGCAACTGGGGTACCAAATACAAACATAGGTGCTATTTCACCATGGTCTGTACCTAAATTACCATTTTGAGCAGCTTTTCTTCCAAATTCAGAAAAAGTGAGTCCAACAACATCATCTGCCAAGTTTTGACTTTTTAAGTCATTCATAAAAGCCTCAACCCCGTTAGATAATTGATCCAATAAATTATAATGTTTTCC from Flavivirga abyssicola includes the following:
- a CDS encoding tetratricopeptide repeat-containing sensor histidine kinase; translation: MRKIITLIILLSISIGYSQTNEVDSLALELAYQNQDTLKVETSIKLIKSLYDINDYDRALKYIIESEKLSNNLNYSKGIAEITYYKALIYAAKDDYINAISGYEKSKALFNQLNDILGVAKVNNSIGLIEIKRGNYTKGLQFSLAAIKELEKRNLVNDLRLAYSNLADAYYNINAFDKAIEFYLKALDVQEQLNDVKGTSRSNSQLAELYSFKKEHRKAIEYYEKVLANKVTNIDSVRGRIYPKLGGEYLRFNEYDTAANYLVKGLKLNRRSRYNEGILIALNNLGDLNLQKGKEILAEKQLLEAGAIAKKIDNKTELLKHYKLMKSLDSTKERFERAFVWQRRYYDLKNKLRKDEVKIDSKIANEPVELDPDLVKPVIEKIDPAVKTDSIQPKEGFDKFKIILYALLAALAIVSTFLILIYLKRNNNIKYTQELEEKNIKIELQNVAFQEQTKHLENVNNVKDKLFSIVSHDLKDSLSSINGFIDLLKDGSLSREEFDNLIPELSENANNASLLLFNLLNWSKSQMQSLEPKPSLFDIQEVFEDKVKLVEQRMENKGITLTDHSLRDFAYADRSMFEIVIQNLLANALKFCKNGDTITISNHISNGSCIISIADTGIGISKQNLEKLFKNSSFTTVGTNNEKGTGLGLSICKELIELNNGKIWVESTQGVGSTFYVQLPKSRPNGD
- the argS gene encoding arginine--tRNA ligase, with protein sequence MSLQETLSNQVKQAVKSSFNVELETVEFQATRKEFAGDITVVIFPMLRFVKGNPVQIGETIGNYLVEHIGDVKGFNVVKGFLNVEISDSYYIDFFNKIKNNKTYGFVSPNAGKKAIMVEYSSPNTNKPLHLGHVRNNLLGYSVAEILKAAGTKIYKTQIINDRGIHICKSMLAWKRYGNEETPGSTGLKGDKLVGNYYVKFDQEYKKEIEGLVATGMSQEDAKKNAPILLEAQDMLLKWEAGDEETVALWKKMNGWVYDGFDITYKNLGVDFDTLYYESNTYLLGKEFVAEGLRSGVFHKEDDGSVWCDLTEDGLDKKIVLRADGTAVYMTQDIGTAIQRIKDYPDVGGLVYTVGNEQDYHFQVLFLILKKLGFEWAKNLYHLSYGMVDLPSGKMKSREGTVVDADDLIDDMANTAGEISEELGKLEGYSDEEKQALYKTIGLGALKYYVLKVDPKKRILFDPKESIDFQGNTGPFIQYTYARIQSILRKANLDDTVTLSAVERALLPKEKELLKQIQLFPEVVQNAAAQHSPALIANYTYDLVKEFNSFYQNVSILGADNDNEKTFRVQLSNTVANTIKNGFKLLGIQVPERM